The following coding sequences are from one Triticum aestivum cultivar Chinese Spring chromosome 5A, IWGSC CS RefSeq v2.1, whole genome shotgun sequence window:
- the LOC100037629 gene encoding dehydration-responsive element-binding protein 1B codes for MDAADAASPCDGHRTVWSEPPKRPAGRTKFKETRHPLYRGVRRRGPAGRWVCEVRVLGMRGSRLWLGTFTTAEMAARAHDAAVLALSGRAACLNFADSAWRMLPVLAGPFSTAKEIKDAVAVAVLAFQRQHPVASMAPLSPARTTDDEKEIDGLPAPSALSMSSELLNEHWFGGMDAGSCYSEFMESPDTRPWREDFELGGVETPPWSYLFD; via the coding sequence ATGGACGCCGCTGATGCCGCCTCCCCGTGTGATGGGCACAGGACGGTGTGGTCGGAACCGCCGAAGCGGCCGGCCGGCCGGACCAAGTTCAAGGAGACGCGCCACCCGCTGTACCGCGGCGTGCGGCGACGGGGCCCCGCCGGCCGGTGGGTGTGCGAGGTGCGCGTGCTCGGGATGAGGGGCTCCAGGCTTTGGCTCGGCACCTTCACCACCGCCGAGATGGCAGCGCGCGCGCACGACGCCGCCGTTCTCGCGCTCTCCGGCCGCGCCGCTTGCCTCAACTTCGCCGACTCCGCCTGGCGGATGCTCCCCGTCCTCGCCGGCCCGTTCAGCACGGCCAAGGAGATCAAggatgccgtcgccgtcgccgtcctggCGTTCCAAAGGCAGCACCCGGTCGCGTCCATGGCACCATTGTCCCCTGCGCGGACAACCGATGACGAGAAGGAAATCGATGGCTTGCCGGCACCGAGCGCCCTGTCCATGTCCAGCGAGCTGTTGAATGAGCACTGGTTTGGCGGCATGGATGCCGGATCGTGCTACTCGGAGTTCATGGAGTCGCCGGACACCAGACCATGGCGGGAAGACTTTGAGCTCGGTGGCGTCGAGACACCGCCATGGAGCTACTTGTTCGACTAA